The genome window CCCCTTCACGCTGCTCGACTGGTCCATCGTCCATAACGGCGAAATCTCGTCCTACGGCATCAACAAGCGCTACCTGGAGATGTACGGATACGTCTGCACCATGTTGACCGACACCGAGGTGGTCGCCTACACCCTCGACCTTCTGATCCGCAAGCACGGCCTGACGCCCGAACTCGCCAGCCTTGCCATGGCCGCCCCCTTCTGGGACATGATCGACGGGCTCCCCGATGACGAGCGTCAGCTTCTCACCGCCATCCGCCAGGTTTACGGCAGCGCGCTTCTCAATGGTCCGTTCGCAATCCTCTTCGCCAGCAACGAAGGGCTCATCGGCCTCAATGACCGGGTCAAGCTGCGGCCGCTGGTCTGCGCCACCAAGGACGACTTCGTGTACATGGCATCCGAAGAGGCTGCAATCCGCGAGATCTGCCCGGCCCCCGACAAGGTATGGTCACCCCGCGGCGGAGAACCGGTGATCGTCAAGATGCAGCCGGGCGTCATCTAAACCATCGGGGACCAGGGACCGGATGTCGGTTGCTCCGAGCCTGCCCCCTCAGGAGAGGTTGGTATTATGAACATTAACGCACAGGGTCTTTACTACCGGGATCTGAACCGGAAAGTACGCGAGGCGGTGGCGGCCGGAGCATCGGAGATCGTGCTCGACAACGTGAACGGGCAGTATTTCATCGGCGACGGGATCAACAAGCCGGTAAAAATCATCATCAACGGCGTTCCCGGCAACGACCTGGCAGCGTTCATGAACGGCGCCACCGTGGTTGTCAACGACAACGGCCAGGACAACATCGGCAACACCATGAATGCGGGTAAGGTCATCGTGCACGGCCACGCGGGCGACGTCCTGGGCTACGGCATGCGCGGCGGACGGGTCCACATCCGCAAGGACGTGGGCTACCGGGTCGGCATCCACATGAAGTCCTATAACGAGAACAAGCCCGTGCTCATTGCCGGCGGCAAGGCGGGTGACTTTTTCGGCGAGTACATGGCAGGCGGGGTACTGGTACTGCTCGGCATGTTCACGGATGACCCGGAAAAGCCGAAGCACGGCTTCCGGTTCGGCACCGGCATGCACGGCGGCACGATCTTCGTGCGGGGCGGCGTGGACGAGTCGAAGCTCTCCCGCGAGGTCGGGGTCTTCGAACTGACCGATGGCGACCGCGCCGAACTGGAGCGCTACCTGAAGGACTACTGTGCGGACTTCGACATCGACTTCAGCGAAGTGATTGCGGAAGAGTTCGTGAAAGTCCTACCCCGGAGCAGGCGCCCCTACGGCACCCTCTACTGCCCCATGCCGCGCTGACGTGGCAATCCTGAAAACGACAGTGTTCGACTGTCGAATAGAGGATAATTCTCCTGGAAATGAAAAGAGGGATGCCGCCCGATGGCGGCATCCCTCTTTTCATGGAATCAGAGAGGGGCGGCTCACTCCAGCTCGTAGCTGAAGCTAAGCCCCTCCCCCTTACGCACCGACCCGCGCACCGCCTCGGCCACCTCGCCGAACAGCATGTCCCGCAGCAGCTTCCGCTTTTTCGGGGGAATGATCAGGGTTGGCTCCCCCTCGATCCCCGCCAGACGCCCCGCCTCCATCACGGCATCGTGCAGCGTGCCGAGCCGGTCCACGAGCTTCAGGCGCAGGGCCTGCTCGCCGGTGTAGACGCGACCGTCGGCAAGCCGCCGCACCTCCTCGACCGGCAGCTTTCTTCCCTCTGCCACGGCCCGCACGAACTGATCGTGAAGGTTGTCGATAACCCCCTGGAGAACGGCCCGTTCCTCCTCGGTGAGCTTCCGCACGGGGGAGCCCGAGTCCTTGAACTTGCCGCTCTTGAGGGTGAAGGCCTTGAGTCCCACCTTGTCCATGAGCCCTTCGATGTTCGAAAGCTTCATGAGCACGCCGATGCTGCCGGTGATGGTACCCGGATTGGCATAGATCACGGCCGCGGGCACGGCGACGTGGTAGCCGCCCGAGGCCGCCACGCTCCCCATGGAAACCACCACCTTCTTGGTGGCGGCCAGCCGCTTGACCGCGGCGTAGATCTCCTGGGACGGACCGATGACCCCGCCCGGCGACTCGACCCTCAGCACCACCGCCTTGACGCTGCTCTTCTTGCGCAGGTCGTCGAGCTGCTTGACGGTCTCCTGGGAATCGATGATGGGCCCCTTCACCTCCGCGTAACCAACCCCGTCGCCGATGGTTGCGGCCGTCATGTCTCCCATGAGAATCCGCGCCACCTGCACCGAAAACGTGAAGAGGATGATCAGTGCAACCAGGGTTACCCCGGTAATAAGAACATGTTTCCTGGTCATGAATGGTCCGTCGGGTCCGCTCCGCGCCGGAGAAACTGGCGTCGCTTTCCGTGATCAGTGCTTGGGCGCTTCACCATGAGCGGGTGTTCCCACTATTCCTGTTGAGGCGTTCAGTGGCGCTCTGCTAGAATGAACAGTATGAAAATCGTGGTCCTCTCCGATACCCACGGCAATCAGAGCCTGGCACTGAGCATCCTCGACCTGCACGAAGATGCCGGCCACGTGGTCCATCTGGGCGACGAGCTCCAGGATGCCGACTTCCTTGAGGATGCCACGGGAAAAACCATCATCAAAGTCCAGGGTAACTGCGACTGCTCCCCTGCCCACCCCCGTGAGGCATCGCTGGAACTGGCCGGCCGGCGCTTCCTCCTGACCCATGGGGACGCCTACCACGTCAAATCGGGCCTTGAACGGCTCCGGGAGCGGGCCGCGGCCGTTGACGCGGCAGTGGTCCTCTTCGGGCATACCCACGTTGCCTGCGTCGAAGCAATCGACGGCATCCTCTACGTCAATCCGGGCTGCCTGAAGCGCGGTGCCGGCACCCTCACCTATGCCGTTGTAACCATGAACGGCGATACCGTCACGGCGGAAATCCTCCCTGCCGTGCTACCCTGAAAGGGCTGTGTCAGCAACCGCAGCCGCAGTTGTGGCAGACCTTGCGGTTATGGTCCTCGGGAGGGACGGTTTCCGGGGCAAAGGCAATGCGGGTCACGGCGCGCCTGATATCGTCCAGCAGGTCGAGATTCGGGCTCTGGCCGATCACGTGGCCAACGCACACG of Geobacter anodireducens contains these proteins:
- a CDS encoding phosphoenolpyruvate--protein phosphotransferase, which gives rise to MKIVVLSDTHGNQSLALSILDLHEDAGHVVHLGDELQDADFLEDATGKTIIKVQGNCDCSPAHPREASLELAGRRFLLTHGDAYHVKSGLERLRERAAAVDAAVVLFGHTHVACVEAIDGILYVNPGCLKRGAGTLTYAVVTMNGDTVTAEILPAVLP
- a CDS encoding multidrug transporter; its protein translation is MTRKHVLITGVTLVALIILFTFSVQVARILMGDMTAATIGDGVGYAEVKGPIIDSQETVKQLDDLRKKSSVKAVVLRVESPGGVIGPSQEIYAAVKRLAATKKVVVSMGSVAASGGYHVAVPAAVIYANPGTITGSIGVLMKLSNIEGLMDKVGLKAFTLKSGKFKDSGSPVRKLTEEERAVLQGVIDNLHDQFVRAVAEGRKLPVEEVRRLADGRVYTGEQALRLKLVDRLGTLHDAVMEAGRLAGIEGEPTLIIPPKKRKLLRDMLFGEVAEAVRGSVRKGEGLSFSYELE